Below is a window of Edaphobacter dinghuensis DNA.
CGCTGCTTGGACCCAATGCGAATGCCAATGGCGTGCGCCAATTGGTTCGCTGGGAGGGTGAGGGCGGGCATCCGAGCGCTGGCGGCGATGTCAACAGTGCGAATGGCGCTCCGGCTCCGGTGGTTGCTTCGGCCACAGTCTCGGTCGAACAGGGTGGTGGAACAGCGGTGATGGAAGCGCCGTCGGTCTCTATCCAGAACCGATTTGGCATCGACCCCGATAAATATCTCGATCATGGCTCGATTGTGATTGCAGCGATTACGTCCTGCACGAATACATCGAATCCTTATGTGATGATCGCTGCTGGCTTGTTGGCGAAAAAGGCTGTGGAGAAGGGGCTTTCGACGCCGCCTTGGGTGAAGACTTCGTTGGCTCCGGGATCGCGTGTGGTGACGGACTACTTCGTGAAGGCTGGGTTGATGCCTTATCTCGATGCGCTGCGCTTCCAGACGGTCGGCTATGGCTGCACCACCTGCATCGGCAACTCGGGGCCGCTGCCGACGGATGTCTCGAAGGCCATTGAAGATCATGGGCTGGTCGCCGTGTCGGTGCTGTCGGGAAATCGCAACTTCGAGGGGCGCATCTCGCCTGAGGTTCGTGCAAACTACCTGATGAGCCCTCCGCTGGTGGTCGCATATGCGCTGGCTGGACACATCAAACACAACTTCGACACCGAGCCGCTGGGTAAGGGCAAGGACGGCCAGCCGGTTTATCTGAAGGACATCTGGCCGACGCAGGAAGAGGTTGCGTCGACGGTTGCTTCGTCGATTGACTCTGAGATGTTCCGCCATGAGTATGGCACCGTCAGCGATGGCGACCAGAACTGGCAGCACCTGAAGTTTCCAGAGGGCAACACCTATGGATGGGAGCCGGATTCGACTTACATCCGCAAGGCTCCTTACTTCGACGGCATGGGCGCGCAGCCTGAGCCGGTGAAGGATATTCACGGTGCGCGTGTGCTCGCAGTATTGGGCGATAGCGTGACCACGGACCATATCTCTCCGGCTGGCTCGATCAAGAAGGATGGCCCGGCTGGAAAGTATCTAACCGAGCATGGGGTGAAGCCTGCGGACTTCAACAGCTACGGCTCGCGGCGCGGCAACCATGAGGTGATGGTTCGCGGAACGTTTGCCAATGTGCGGTTGCGTAACAAGCTCGCCCCCGGGACCGAGGGCGGCGTGACGCGTTTGCTGCCTGAGGATGTTCCGATGTCGATCTATGATGCCTCGGTAAAGTATGCCGAGCGCGGAACGCCGCTGGCGATCCTCGCGGGTAAGGAGTACGGTTCGGGCTCGTCGCGTGACTGGGCTGCCAAGGGGCCGCTACTGCTGGGCGTGCGCTTTGTGATTGCGGAAAGCTATGAGCGCATTCACCGGTCGAACCTGGTAGGCATGGGCATTCTGCCCTTGCAGTTTCTGCCGGGACAGAACGCCGAATCGCTGCACCTGACGGGCGAAGAGGTCTATGCGATCGGCGATACTCCGGGAGCGTTGAAGGCCATGCTCGACGGGAAGTTTGCCGATGGCAAGGAGATCACTGTCGTTGCGGAGTCGGACCTCGGCAAGACCATCGAGTTCACCGTGACCGTGCGCATCGATACGCCGCAGGAGATTCTCTACTATCAGAACGGCGGTATTTTGCAGTATGTTCTGCGGCAGTTGGCGGGTAAGTAATTCTCTTTTGCAAACAGCTCAGGCCCGGCGATGATGCCGGGCCTGAGCTGTTTATGCCGTATTGGAGCGAACACCCGTAGCAGCCTTGGTTCAAGAGGAGACGATCCGTCGCAGATGGCCGCGATTCTGTCGGAGACTAGAGTAGGAAAATTGAAAGACGACATGAAGAAAAAACAACGTATTGGCATTCTCTTCGGCGGCCGCTCCGGCGAGCACGAAGTCTCCCTCCGTTCTGCTGCTTCGATCCTCAAGGCCATCGACAAAAAGAAATATGATGTGCTGCCTATCGGAATTACGAAGCAGGGTCAGTGGCTTAGTGCTGGCGGCGCGCAGGCTTTGCTGGCGGGTGAATCGAAGCAGCCGCTTCAGCTCAGCGCGGGTGCGGACCTTGTTCATCAGAGCGGTAATCTCACGCAGACTGTCGATGTTGTCTTTCCGGTGCTGCATGGAACGTTTGGCGAGGACGGCACGATTCAAGGGCTGTTTGAGCTGGCTGATATCGCCTATGTTGGCTCCGGCGTTCTTGGCTCCGCCGCTGGCATGGACAAGGATGTGATGAAAAAGTTGTTTGCGGCTGCTGGCTTACCTCAGACACCACATCTCGCGTTGACTCGCAGCGAGTGGAAGGCTGATCCGAAGCGTTGCACGCGACTGATTGAGAAGGCGCTGCAATATCCGGTGTTCGTAAAGCCCGCGAATCTGGGGTCGAGCGTCGGCATCTCGAAGGTGCATGACCGCTCGGAGCTTGCTGCGGCGATGGATCTTGCTGCAGGCTTCGACCGCAAGCTCGTCATCGAGCAAGGAGTGGGTGGGCCGGGGGCGAAGCCGCGTGAGCTTGAGGTGGCAGTGCTGGGCAACGATTCGCCCGAGGCTTCGGTTGTGGGCGAGATCGTTCCGAACAAGGAGTTCTACGACTACGAGTCGAAGTATGCCGACTCGCCTGACGATCCGAGCGTGCCGATTATTCCTGCCAAGCTGACGGCAGCCGAGGTCAAAGAGATTCGCGCAATGGCGGTTGCCGCCTTTCGCGCCTGCGATTG
It encodes the following:
- a CDS encoding aconitate hydratase encodes the protein MPTQSHPDSFKSQSTLRSGSTDYRIFRLRALEDAGVKLTRLPFSLRILLENLLRHEDGRTVTADDIKFLANWDASAEPSREIAYMPARVLMQDFTGVPAVVDLAAMRDAMRTLGGDPEKINPLQPAELVIDHSVQVDEFGTVRAYDLNAAMEFQRNRERYAFLKWGQTAFRNFSAVPPGMGICHQVNLEYLARVVFTTQPDADGKVTAYPDTLVGTDSHTTMINGLGVLGWGVGGIEAEAAMLGQPVSMLVPQVVGFKLTGKLKEGTTATDLVLTVTEQLRKLGVVGKFVEFYGSGVSELPLANRATIANMAPEYGATCGIFPVDAETLNYLRLTGRSEEQIALVEAYYREQGLFHTPDAPEAVYSVTTSLDLSTVRPSVAGPKRPQDRVLLPEVGASFQQQLPSLLGPNANANGVRQLVRWEGEGGHPSAGGDVNSANGAPAPVVASATVSVEQGGGTAVMEAPSVSIQNRFGIDPDKYLDHGSIVIAAITSCTNTSNPYVMIAAGLLAKKAVEKGLSTPPWVKTSLAPGSRVVTDYFVKAGLMPYLDALRFQTVGYGCTTCIGNSGPLPTDVSKAIEDHGLVAVSVLSGNRNFEGRISPEVRANYLMSPPLVVAYALAGHIKHNFDTEPLGKGKDGQPVYLKDIWPTQEEVASTVASSIDSEMFRHEYGTVSDGDQNWQHLKFPEGNTYGWEPDSTYIRKAPYFDGMGAQPEPVKDIHGARVLAVLGDSVTTDHISPAGSIKKDGPAGKYLTEHGVKPADFNSYGSRRGNHEVMVRGTFANVRLRNKLAPGTEGGVTRLLPEDVPMSIYDASVKYAERGTPLAILAGKEYGSGSSRDWAAKGPLLLGVRFVIAESYERIHRSNLVGMGILPLQFLPGQNAESLHLTGEEVYAIGDTPGALKAMLDGKFADGKEITVVAESDLGKTIEFTVTVRIDTPQEILYYQNGGILQYVLRQLAGK
- a CDS encoding D-alanine--D-alanine ligase family protein, giving the protein MKKKQRIGILFGGRSGEHEVSLRSAASILKAIDKKKYDVLPIGITKQGQWLSAGGAQALLAGESKQPLQLSAGADLVHQSGNLTQTVDVVFPVLHGTFGEDGTIQGLFELADIAYVGSGVLGSAAGMDKDVMKKLFAAAGLPQTPHLALTRSEWKADPKRCTRLIEKALQYPVFVKPANLGSSVGISKVHDRSELAAAMDLAAGFDRKLVIEQGVGGPGAKPRELEVAVLGNDSPEASVVGEIVPNKEFYDYESKYADSPDDPSVPIIPAKLTAAEVKEIRAMAVAAFRACDCAGLARVDFLMEPARKGKKARIYLNEINTMPGFTSISMYPKLWEASGLPYKKLIDRLIALAVERQKEKQQTSFSRD